A portion of the Carya illinoinensis cultivar Pawnee chromosome 11, C.illinoinensisPawnee_v1, whole genome shotgun sequence genome contains these proteins:
- the LOC122281994 gene encoding tubulin-folding cofactor A, which yields MATIRNLKIKSGTCKRIIKELHSYEKEVEREAAKTADMKEKGADPYDLKQQENVLAESRMMIPDCRKRLEASLTDLKGTLAELEESNQKDAPEILEAQSTLAEVEQLFHTTEA from the exons ATGGCGACCATAAGAAATCTGAAAATCAAGTCAGGGACTTGTAAACGAATTATTAAGGAGTTGCATTCATATGAGAAAGAGGTTGAGAGAGAAGCTGCCAAAACAGCAGACATGAAAGAAAAAGGAGCCGACCCTTATGACCTTAAGCAACAG GAGAATGTGCTTGCTGAGTCAAGGATGATGATTCCTGATTGTCGCAAGCGCCTAGAGGCCTCATTAACTGACCTGAAAGGAACTTTG GCCGAGCTTGAGGAGTCAAACCAAAAGGATGCCCCAGAAATCCTGGAAGCACAAAGCACTCTAGCGGAGGTTGAGCAGTTGTTTCACACAACTGAAGCTTAA